A window of Aeromicrobium sp. A1-2 contains these coding sequences:
- a CDS encoding LysE/ArgO family amino acid transporter yields the protein MDHAALVTALAGLGFGLSLIIAIGAQNAFVLRQGLLRQHVLVVVLVCMVSDALLIALGVAGIGSLLQLAPWLLDTMRIGGAAFLLTYAGLAARRAVRPSVIDESPAESTPLWPVVTTAVALTWLNPHVYLDTVLLLGSVAGTHGEDRWWFGAGAVLGSVIWFAALGFGARLLRPLFARPNAWRILDGLIAVVMAAIAASLLHGLMDR from the coding sequence ATGGATCACGCCGCCCTCGTCACCGCCCTCGCGGGCCTGGGCTTCGGGCTGTCCCTGATCATCGCGATCGGTGCGCAGAACGCCTTCGTCCTGCGGCAGGGACTCCTGCGGCAGCACGTCCTTGTCGTGGTGCTGGTCTGCATGGTGTCGGACGCCCTCCTGATCGCCCTGGGCGTCGCAGGCATCGGGAGTCTGCTGCAGCTCGCACCGTGGCTGCTGGACACGATGCGCATCGGGGGTGCTGCCTTCCTGCTGACGTACGCGGGGCTCGCTGCTCGACGGGCCGTGCGGCCCTCCGTGATCGACGAGTCCCCCGCCGAGTCGACGCCGCTGTGGCCGGTCGTCACGACTGCCGTCGCCCTGACCTGGCTCAACCCGCACGTCTACCTCGACACGGTCCTGCTCCTCGGCTCCGTCGCCGGTACGCACGGCGAGGACCGCTGGTGGTTCGGCGCCGGCGCGGTGCTGGGGTCGGTCATCTGGTTCGCTGCGCTGGGCTTCGGTGCGCGACTGCTCCGCCCACTGTTCGCCCGTCCGAACGCCTGGCGCATCCTCGACGGACTCATCGCCGTCGTCATGGCGGCGATCGCCGCCAGCCTGCTGCACGGTCTAATGGACCGGTGA
- a CDS encoding thioredoxin domain-containing protein has protein sequence MSNERQQRAARAEQMRKQREKSDRKQRNVITIAIVVVVVALTALGGYAIKSASDDNAKVEDVIKPANATKDFGIVYDAAAAGGSAEADSKPVSVEIYEDFQCPACLQFEQQSGAFLKQQVASGAITITYRPFSFLDELGGSPNDYSKRSTNAALCVLDQGGVADYQKAHDYLYSNQPQEGTAGPENAALVTAMEGLGFTGLDSCIKTEKFVPWVKAAKDKGSDDGVGSTPTVKVAGKVVESPTPASLQQAVEAAQKG, from the coding sequence GTGAGCAACGAACGTCAGCAGCGCGCCGCCCGTGCCGAGCAGATGCGCAAGCAACGGGAGAAGTCCGACCGCAAGCAGCGCAACGTCATCACGATCGCCATCGTGGTCGTCGTGGTTGCGCTCACGGCACTCGGTGGCTACGCGATCAAGTCCGCCAGCGACGACAACGCCAAGGTCGAGGACGTCATCAAGCCGGCGAACGCGACCAAGGATTTCGGCATCGTCTATGACGCTGCCGCGGCCGGTGGCAGCGCGGAGGCCGACAGCAAGCCCGTGTCGGTCGAGATCTACGAGGACTTCCAGTGCCCCGCATGCCTCCAGTTCGAGCAGCAGAGCGGCGCGTTCCTCAAGCAGCAGGTCGCCAGTGGCGCCATCACGATTACCTACCGTCCGTTCTCGTTCCTCGACGAGCTCGGTGGCAGCCCCAACGACTACTCGAAGCGTTCGACCAACGCAGCGTTGTGCGTGCTCGACCAGGGTGGCGTCGCGGACTACCAGAAGGCGCACGACTACCTGTACTCCAACCAGCCGCAGGAGGGGACCGCCGGGCCGGAGAACGCGGCCCTCGTCACGGCCATGGAGGGTCTGGGATTTACCGGGCTCGACTCCTGCATCAAGACCGAGAAGTTCGTGCCGTGGGTCAAGGCAGCCAAGGACAAGGGCTCGGATGACGGAGTCGGCAGCACCCCGACCGTGAAGGTGGCCGGCAAGGTCGTCGAATCACCGACGCCCGCCAGCCTGCAGCAGGCTGTCGAAGCGGCCCAGAAGGGCTGA
- a CDS encoding CrcB family protein gives MKSFALVAVGGAVGTLGRFGIAEALDADRLFPLATFVVNVVGSFALGALLAVLIVHDHSARANRLRLLLGTGLLGGFTTYSALAVETDTLLRGDHVALGLAYAVGTVVAGLLAALLGIVTARAVVR, from the coding sequence GTGAAGTCCTTCGCCCTGGTCGCCGTCGGCGGCGCCGTCGGCACCCTGGGCCGATTTGGGATCGCGGAGGCCCTGGACGCCGACCGGCTGTTCCCGCTGGCCACCTTCGTGGTCAACGTCGTGGGGTCGTTCGCCCTGGGTGCCCTGCTCGCAGTCCTCATCGTGCACGACCACAGCGCCCGGGCCAACCGACTGCGACTGCTGCTGGGCACCGGACTGCTCGGCGGGTTCACGACGTACAGCGCCCTCGCGGTCGAGACCGACACCCTGCTACGCGGCGATCACGTCGCGCTCGGCCTGGCCTACGCCGTCGGCACGGTCGTGGCGGGCCTGCTGGCCGCGCTCCTGGGCATCGTGACTGCCCGGGCGGTCGTCCGATGA
- a CDS encoding BlaI/MecI/CopY family transcriptional regulator, with amino-acid sequence MTETGRRAHGELEAQVLRTLWGGERPLTAKEIQQALPGQLPAHTTVLTALDRLRGKGDVERAGVDARGIRFAATRTEAEHTGLAMLQHLTGAGDRRAALMRFAGHLGAEDIELLRRAISPDGHSQPLTGP; translated from the coding sequence ATGACCGAAACAGGCAGGCGCGCGCACGGCGAGTTGGAGGCCCAGGTTCTCCGGACTCTGTGGGGTGGTGAGCGCCCGCTGACCGCCAAGGAGATCCAACAGGCCCTCCCCGGCCAGCTACCCGCCCACACCACGGTGCTCACGGCACTGGATCGTCTGCGCGGCAAGGGCGACGTCGAGCGCGCCGGTGTCGACGCGAGAGGGATCCGGTTCGCGGCCACCAGGACCGAGGCCGAGCACACCGGACTGGCCATGCTGCAACATTTGACCGGGGCTGGCGACCGCCGGGCGGCACTCATGCGGTTCGCGGGCCATCTGGGGGCCGAAGACATCGAGCTCCTGCGCCGCGCCATCTCCCCCGATGGCCACAGCCAACCACTGACGGGTCCCTGA
- a CDS encoding copper resistance CopC family protein, with product MRVSRPGRAIMACASLLAACFMWASPASAHSSLVRSSPAEGAVLPTAPRSITLEFNEKVSKIAPAIVLRNDAEAVISSRPPTVGRTTISSTVPTGLPDGSYSIVWRVVSDDGHPIQGVIRFVIGHASDPVDANEVDAPENSTSRSWTWLPVAAAVLAALIGAALVLRRYNTNHTP from the coding sequence ATGCGCGTGTCCCGTCCGGGACGGGCGATCATGGCTTGCGCGTCACTGCTGGCTGCCTGCTTCATGTGGGCATCGCCGGCTAGCGCGCACAGCTCTCTGGTCCGCTCGAGTCCCGCAGAAGGCGCGGTGCTGCCCACAGCGCCACGCAGCATCACCCTGGAGTTCAACGAGAAGGTCTCGAAGATCGCCCCGGCCATCGTCCTGCGCAACGACGCCGAGGCGGTCATCAGCAGTCGTCCACCGACGGTCGGTCGGACCACGATCAGCTCGACGGTTCCCACAGGGCTGCCCGACGGTAGCTACTCCATCGTCTGGCGGGTCGTGTCGGATGACGGGCACCCGATTCAGGGCGTGATCCGGTTCGTGATCGGGCATGCGTCTGATCCGGTCGATGCGAACGAGGTCGATGCACCCGAGAACTCGACGAGCCGCAGCTGGACCTGGCTGCCCGTCGCGGCAGCTGTTCTCGCTGCCCTGATCGGCGCCGCGCTCGTGCTGCGCCGCTACAACACCAACCACACCCCTTGA
- a CDS encoding CrcB family protein, whose translation MTPLMMALAGGLGAGARYSLDAWVRPRASKRLPWSTHLINISGSLLLGLVVGLGTGDLWHTIIGTGFLGGYTTFSTASVETVHLALDRRYGAAAVNAAAMLVLSIAAASCGYALGSAL comes from the coding sequence ATGACGCCGCTGATGATGGCCCTGGCCGGTGGGCTGGGTGCCGGCGCCCGCTACTCGCTCGATGCCTGGGTGCGCCCGCGCGCGTCGAAGAGGCTGCCGTGGTCGACGCACCTGATCAACATCAGTGGTTCGCTGCTGCTGGGTCTCGTCGTCGGCCTCGGCACCGGAGACCTGTGGCACACCATCATCGGCACCGGATTCCTCGGCGGCTACACGACGTTCAGCACCGCCAGTGTCGAGACCGTGCACCTCGCGCTGGACCGTCGGTACGGCGCAGCCGCAGTCAACGCCGCCGCGATGCTCGTGCTGAGCATCGCGGCGGCGTCGTGCGGCTACGCACTCGGAAGCGCGCTGTGA
- a CDS encoding copper chaperone PCu(A)C has product MNMRTARPTSTRRLTSLTAAAVAVVASLGLTACGSSGADVATQASGIVIEDPWVKEADSGMTAAFGVLRNDSDTEAVVVSATSPSTSSMELHEMAPHDDGDMVMRAKKGGVTIPAGGTHTLDPGADHLMLMDVTKPIKAGDTVTVTLTFADKSTMKFTAPARTFAGANEDYQGDDKSGTDMSEMGDE; this is encoded by the coding sequence ATGAACATGCGAACCGCTCGTCCCACCTCGACCCGACGTCTCACGTCCCTCACCGCTGCCGCGGTCGCGGTGGTTGCGTCCCTCGGACTGACTGCATGTGGCAGCAGCGGTGCGGACGTCGCCACCCAGGCGTCCGGAATCGTCATCGAGGACCCCTGGGTCAAGGAGGCCGACTCAGGCATGACGGCAGCCTTCGGCGTGCTGCGCAACGACTCGGACACCGAGGCCGTCGTCGTCTCGGCGACCAGCCCCTCGACGTCGTCGATGGAGCTCCACGAAATGGCCCCCCACGACGACGGCGACATGGTCATGCGGGCCAAGAAGGGTGGTGTGACGATCCCCGCCGGCGGAACCCACACGCTCGATCCGGGCGCTGATCACCTGATGCTCATGGACGTCACGAAGCCGATCAAGGCCGGTGACACGGTCACGGTCACGCTGACGTTCGCGGACAAGTCGACGATGAAGTTCACCGCGCCTGCCCGGACGTTCGCGGGCGCGAATGAGGACTATCAGGGCGACGACAAGTCCGGGACGGACATGAGCGAGATGGGTGATGAGTGA